In a genomic window of Curtobacterium sp. MCBD17_035:
- a CDS encoding DUF2064 domain-containing protein, translated as MTTVVLICKECVPGRVKTRLSPALSPVEAARVAAASLDDTIAAVLAMPAERRVLLFDGEHVPAAAASFDVLHQVRGDLDERLAAMFDTVEGPTLLVGMDTPQLTPAHVAPVFVRGADGQEGADHDAWFGPAADGGFWGLWLREPRGDLVRGVPMSRDDTGAVQLDRLRAAGLHVGLLDELLDVDTIADAEAVAALAPGSRFAAALATVREDDPDAGRDLEEARR; from the coding sequence GTGACGACCGTGGTGCTCATCTGCAAGGAGTGCGTGCCCGGCCGTGTGAAGACGCGGCTCTCGCCGGCGCTCTCGCCGGTCGAGGCGGCCCGGGTCGCCGCGGCGAGCCTCGACGACACGATCGCCGCCGTGCTCGCCATGCCCGCCGAGCGACGGGTGCTCCTGTTCGACGGCGAGCACGTCCCCGCCGCCGCGGCGTCCTTCGACGTCCTGCACCAGGTGCGGGGCGACCTCGACGAGCGACTCGCGGCCATGTTCGACACCGTGGAGGGTCCCACCCTGCTCGTCGGCATGGACACGCCGCAGCTCACGCCCGCGCACGTCGCCCCCGTGTTCGTCCGCGGCGCCGACGGCCAGGAGGGCGCTGACCACGACGCGTGGTTCGGACCGGCCGCGGACGGCGGGTTCTGGGGCCTGTGGCTCCGCGAGCCGCGCGGCGACCTGGTCCGCGGCGTCCCGATGTCCCGCGACGACACCGGGGCGGTGCAGCTCGACCGCCTCCGCGCCGCCGGGCTGCACGTCGGTCTGCTCGATGAGCTCCTCGACGTCGACACGATCGCCGACGCCGAGGCGGTCGCCGCACTCGCGCCGGGGTCCCGGTTCGCGGCGGCGCTCGCCACGGTGCGCGAGGACGACCCGGACGCCGGACGCGACCTCGAGGAGGCACGGCGATGA
- a CDS encoding class I SAM-dependent methyltransferase, whose protein sequence is MTTDTMLTTGGSHGGDDRDAAFGAGGDEPYAQALATDGHIRLRDPDRPGHDVTFDVGRWNAPADEVDLSLLEVVDGPLIDIGCGPGRMLVAAGRFGIPALGVDVSPAAVSIAQHAGGRAIQGSVFDPVPDEGHWDTALVIDGNIGIGGDPAALLERCRAIVRPGGRIIVETNADPDADRTYDARVVDADGRTSAEFPWAEVGQRALRRDARVAGLRESQRWTVAGRSFCELRRP, encoded by the coding sequence ATGACCACCGACACGATGCTCACCACCGGCGGCAGCCACGGAGGCGACGACCGCGATGCCGCGTTCGGCGCCGGCGGCGACGAGCCGTACGCGCAGGCCCTCGCGACCGACGGCCACATCCGGCTCCGCGACCCCGACCGCCCGGGACACGACGTGACGTTCGACGTCGGCCGCTGGAACGCTCCCGCCGACGAGGTGGACCTGTCCCTGCTCGAGGTCGTCGACGGTCCGCTCATCGACATCGGTTGCGGCCCCGGACGGATGCTCGTCGCGGCGGGCCGGTTCGGGATCCCCGCACTCGGGGTCGACGTCTCCCCGGCTGCGGTCTCGATCGCCCAGCACGCCGGCGGCCGCGCGATCCAGGGTTCCGTGTTCGACCCCGTGCCCGACGAGGGCCACTGGGACACCGCGCTCGTGATCGACGGCAACATCGGGATCGGCGGGGACCCCGCGGCGTTGCTCGAGCGGTGCCGGGCGATCGTGCGCCCCGGCGGTCGGATCATCGTCGAGACGAACGCCGACCCGGACGCCGACCGCACCTACGACGCCCGCGTGGTGGACGCCGACGGCCGGACGAGCGCGGAGTTCCCCTGGGCCGAGGTCGGGCAGCGTGCGCTCCGCCGCGACGCCCGCGTCGCCGGGCTCAGGGAGTCGCAGCGCTGGACGGTCGCCGGTCGGTCGTTCTGCGAACTCCGCCGCCCCTGA
- a CDS encoding molybdopterin-dependent oxidoreductase: MNAVRRLLRDLRRGLASPNRNARSAVVLGRLLGIAFLVCFATGLWSHFLQDPLPWMTFPTQPARLYQFTQGLHITTGIAIIPLLFAKLNTVMPALVQDPPLRGPVHLLERASITVFVSAAVVQVLTGLVNTYQWYPWPFSFRQTHYALSYVLIGSLAIHIGAKLPLIVRYWRARDSYDAEGRFVVDPAVRSELVPDPVPAGDGAAPVHAGSGREARHPSAAPTRGVTGRLLRWIDADPGGPRGRVGDGDQPPAASQDGRRQRLARRGFFTAVGGAVAAVVVLTVGQSSRLGEPFTLFAPRQRGLGPAGLPVNRTAHAAGVTETARAGDWGLTVSANGVRKRFSRADLRAMDLVTVELPIACVEGWSQMATWRGVRIRDLVRAVGAPAASTLRVTSLERHGGYRVMEMGAEYAADPTTLVALEVNGADLPLDHGYPARIIAPGRPGVLQTKWLSSIEVTS; the protein is encoded by the coding sequence ATGAACGCCGTGCGTCGGCTGCTCCGTGACCTCCGCCGCGGCCTGGCGTCGCCGAACCGCAACGCCCGGTCCGCGGTCGTGCTCGGGCGCCTGCTCGGCATCGCGTTCCTCGTGTGCTTCGCGACCGGACTGTGGAGCCACTTCCTGCAGGACCCGCTGCCCTGGATGACGTTCCCCACGCAGCCGGCCCGGCTCTACCAGTTCACGCAGGGCCTCCACATCACGACCGGCATCGCGATCATCCCGCTCCTGTTCGCCAAGCTGAACACGGTCATGCCGGCGCTCGTCCAGGACCCCCCGCTCCGTGGGCCGGTGCACCTGCTGGAACGGGCCTCCATCACGGTCTTCGTGTCGGCGGCGGTCGTCCAGGTGCTCACCGGACTCGTCAACACGTACCAGTGGTACCCGTGGCCGTTCTCGTTCCGGCAGACGCACTACGCGCTGTCGTACGTGCTCATCGGCTCGCTCGCGATCCACATCGGCGCGAAGCTCCCGCTCATCGTCCGGTACTGGCGCGCGCGGGACTCCTACGACGCCGAGGGCCGGTTCGTCGTCGACCCCGCCGTGCGCAGCGAGCTCGTGCCCGATCCGGTGCCCGCGGGCGACGGTGCCGCCCCGGTTCACGCGGGCTCCGGCCGGGAGGCCCGGCACCCGTCCGCGGCGCCGACCCGCGGGGTCACGGGCCGACTCCTCCGGTGGATCGACGCGGACCCCGGAGGTCCGCGAGGCCGCGTGGGTGACGGCGACCAGCCTCCGGCCGCATCGCAGGACGGACGCCGGCAGCGCCTGGCGCGCCGCGGGTTCTTCACCGCCGTCGGTGGCGCGGTGGCCGCGGTCGTCGTCCTCACGGTCGGGCAGTCCTCCCGCCTGGGCGAACCGTTCACCCTCTTCGCGCCGCGGCAGCGTGGGCTCGGCCCGGCCGGCCTGCCCGTGAACCGGACCGCCCACGCCGCCGGGGTGACCGAGACCGCCCGCGCGGGGGACTGGGGGCTCACGGTGTCCGCGAACGGCGTCCGTAAGCGCTTCTCGCGGGCGGACCTGCGGGCCATGGACCTCGTCACGGTCGAGCTGCCGATCGCCTGCGTCGAGGGATGGAGCCAGATGGCGACCTGGCGCGGCGTCCGCATCCGCGACCTCGTCCGGGCCGTCGGGGCCCCGGCGGCCAGCACGCTGCGGGTCACGAGCCTCGAGCGACACGGCGGGTACCGCGTGATGGAGATGGGCGCGGAGTACGCCGCCGATCCCACGACGCTCGTCGCGCTCGAGGTCAACGGCGCGGACCTGCCGCTCGACCACGGCTACCCGGCACGGATCATCGCGCCCGGCCGGCCCGGGGTGCTCCAGACGAAGTGGCTCTCGAGCATCGAGGTGACCTCGTGA
- a CDS encoding glycosyltransferase family 2 protein: MTVDVVLPCLDEAEALPSVLTRLPDGYRAIVVDNGSTDGSAEVARAHGALVVTEPRRGFGSACAAGVAAATADVIAFCDADASMDPMDLVPLVARVTEGRADLALGRRRPTGSGAWAPHARFANVVLARLMRGATGYRLHDLGPMRAMYREGLVALDLQDRRSGYPLEMVLAAHRAGWRVDESDIGYAQRIGDSKVTGTLRGTVNAIRDMSRLLRRYRREDRLDPARPARVDGGTAARTAAAPPDRSTGVQSAGADATEVRA, from the coding sequence CGCTGCCCAGCGTCCTCACCCGCCTGCCCGATGGATACCGCGCGATCGTGGTGGACAACGGCTCGACCGACGGGTCCGCCGAGGTCGCCCGCGCGCACGGGGCGCTCGTCGTCACGGAGCCCCGACGCGGGTTCGGGTCGGCCTGCGCCGCCGGGGTCGCCGCCGCCACCGCCGACGTCATCGCGTTCTGCGACGCCGACGCCTCGATGGACCCGATGGACCTCGTCCCGCTCGTCGCACGGGTCACCGAGGGCCGCGCGGACCTGGCTCTCGGCCGGCGACGTCCGACCGGGTCCGGCGCCTGGGCCCCGCACGCCCGGTTCGCGAACGTCGTCCTCGCCCGGCTCATGCGCGGTGCCACCGGGTACCGCCTGCACGACCTCGGCCCGATGCGGGCGATGTACCGCGAGGGTCTCGTCGCCCTCGACCTCCAGGACCGCCGGAGCGGCTACCCGCTCGAGATGGTCCTCGCCGCGCACCGCGCCGGATGGCGCGTCGACGAGTCCGACATCGGGTACGCGCAGCGCATCGGCGACAGCAAGGTCACGGGCACCCTGCGCGGCACCGTCAACGCCATCCGCGACATGTCACGGCTCCTCCGCCGGTACCGGCGGGAGGACCGGCTCGACCCCGCCCGACCGGCCCGCGTCGATGGCGGAACCGCTGCGCGGACCGCTGCCGCGCCTCCCGACCGGTCGACGGGCGTCCAGTCGGCGGGAGCGGACGCGACGGAGGTGCGCGCGTGA
- a CDS encoding glycosyltransferase family 87 protein, with amino-acid sequence MPRAPRRTSTERPTRLGAVLATLPAAVTVLVLAGVIAWGITHLGFLRPGHRTPFVTWTCIAWAVFVLGVLLLRAVPRRAVAAVVLGGAVVVGVAALAGPPDTSSDSARYAWDGIVQLHGLSPYAHTPSSHVLAGIRPDWLFGHPTPHVVQSPTGPTYCPGDRIQTAHDTATDARLCTPINRPSVPTIYPPMAELWFALVRSLVAVTATYWPMQVAGLAVSLGVTVGLLLVLRRARADLRWAALWAWCPLVASEAVTNSHVDVLGAALVTVGAVLVAFGRPVWGGIALGAATSTKLIPAIAYPALLGRRRSWWALLVGVAVFAVLYVPYVATTGLRVLGYLPGYLSEEGYDDGSRFALVSLVAHGNAAIVVVGVVVLLTAVVAWRVADPARPWSGEVLVIGVTLLAVSPRYPWYALLLVPFVVLSGRWEWLAVGLAITVRQLHPSVDTFRWTLAAAAALVLVGTLVRTPRSDWVRWRARLSPERHAPVPGGSDPDRLV; translated from the coding sequence ATGCCCCGAGCCCCGCGCCGCACGAGCACTGAGCGTCCCACCCGCCTCGGCGCCGTGCTCGCCACCCTCCCGGCCGCGGTCACCGTGCTCGTGCTCGCGGGCGTCATCGCCTGGGGCATCACGCATCTGGGGTTCCTCCGTCCGGGTCATCGCACTCCATTCGTCACGTGGACCTGCATCGCTTGGGCGGTCTTCGTGCTCGGTGTCCTGCTGCTCCGCGCGGTGCCGCGGCGCGCGGTGGCCGCGGTCGTCCTGGGCGGCGCCGTGGTCGTCGGGGTCGCGGCGTTGGCCGGGCCGCCGGACACGAGCTCGGACAGCGCGCGGTACGCGTGGGACGGCATCGTGCAGCTGCACGGTCTGTCGCCCTACGCGCACACGCCGTCGTCCCACGTGCTCGCGGGCATCCGGCCGGACTGGCTCTTCGGGCACCCGACCCCGCACGTGGTGCAGAGCCCGACCGGCCCCACGTACTGCCCGGGGGACCGCATCCAGACCGCCCACGACACCGCCACGGACGCGCGCCTCTGCACTCCGATCAACCGGCCCTCGGTGCCGACGATCTACCCGCCCATGGCCGAGCTCTGGTTCGCCCTGGTCCGCAGCCTGGTGGCCGTGACGGCGACGTACTGGCCGATGCAGGTCGCGGGCCTCGCCGTGTCGCTCGGGGTCACCGTCGGCCTGCTCCTCGTGCTGCGGCGCGCCCGCGCCGACCTCCGCTGGGCGGCCCTGTGGGCGTGGTGCCCGCTGGTCGCGTCCGAGGCGGTGACGAACTCGCACGTCGACGTCCTCGGCGCCGCGCTCGTCACGGTCGGCGCGGTGCTCGTCGCGTTCGGCCGTCCGGTGTGGGGCGGGATCGCGCTCGGTGCGGCGACGAGCACGAAGCTCATCCCCGCGATCGCGTACCCGGCCCTCCTCGGACGCCGCCGCTCGTGGTGGGCGCTGCTCGTCGGGGTCGCGGTGTTCGCGGTGCTGTACGTGCCGTACGTGGCGACGACGGGCCTCCGCGTGCTCGGCTACCTGCCCGGGTACCTGTCCGAGGAGGGCTACGACGACGGCTCCCGGTTCGCCCTCGTGTCGCTGGTCGCCCACGGGAACGCGGCGATCGTCGTCGTCGGCGTGGTCGTGCTCCTGACAGCGGTCGTCGCCTGGCGCGTCGCCGATCCCGCCCGGCCGTGGAGCGGCGAGGTGCTCGTGATCGGGGTGACCCTGCTCGCCGTGAGCCCCCGCTACCCCTGGTACGCGCTGCTCCTCGTGCCGTTCGTCGTGCTGTCCGGGCGGTGGGAGTGGCTCGCGGTCGGACTCGCGATCACGGTCCGGCAACTGCACCCGTCGGTCGACACGTTCCGGTGGACCCTCGCGGCGGCGGCAGCGCTCGTGCTCGTCGGAACGCTGGTGCGGACACC